One window from the genome of Haladaptatus paucihalophilus DX253 encodes:
- a CDS encoding DUF5828 family protein, which yields MEESIAGFKETGDWVAIVEHGERITKALDEEGIEGHDFDEWNEWRPKAGERLREDVNEKTAKQASAARGEGEKAGKSSTEDAETAREELEDTVSELAEGDIDDALKEGKGTIEYATRAADTAGRKALRTVEETVYKHVMTQVSPAYFDNELVSANVERGRGENRYTFEVNVNDDDLKARVSDRLKRYDEEIDRWRGETEKETESVEAAEGIDPVE from the coding sequence ATGGAGGAGAGTATTGCTGGCTTCAAGGAGACGGGGGACTGGGTGGCCATCGTCGAACACGGCGAGCGAATCACGAAAGCGCTCGACGAGGAGGGAATCGAGGGTCACGACTTCGACGAGTGGAACGAGTGGCGGCCGAAAGCGGGCGAGCGACTCAGGGAGGACGTGAACGAGAAGACGGCGAAGCAGGCGAGTGCGGCGCGTGGCGAGGGGGAGAAGGCGGGGAAGTCGTCCACGGAAGACGCGGAAACGGCGCGCGAAGAACTCGAAGACACGGTGTCCGAACTCGCGGAGGGCGACATCGACGATGCGTTGAAAGAAGGGAAAGGCACCATCGAGTACGCGACTCGGGCGGCCGACACGGCGGGACGGAAGGCGCTTCGAACCGTCGAGGAGACGGTGTACAAACACGTCATGACGCAGGTGTCGCCAGCCTACTTCGACAACGAACTGGTGAGCGCGAACGTCGAACGCGGCCGGGGCGAAAACCGATACACCTTCGAGGTGAACGTCAACGACGACGACCTCAAGGCCCGCGTCAGCGACCGGCTGAAGCGGTACGACGAGGAGATAGACCGCTGGCGCGGCGAAACCGAAAAGGAAACCGAGTCCGTCGAGGCCGCGGAGGGAATCGACCCGGTAGAGTGA
- a CDS encoding universal stress protein, with protein sequence MFDRILVPIDGSTAAKNAIPYALDVAETYDAALYTLSVVGASGGEDGEKRTSMYEKFGPESKRQVEELLDRAREKGIRTAAGSIAEGKPHRAILRYADEQDIDLIVMGTHGRGGIRYPLRRSVTEKVLRRADVPVLTIRLGEAEE encoded by the coding sequence ATGTTCGACCGAATCCTCGTTCCCATCGACGGCAGCACGGCGGCGAAAAACGCGATTCCGTACGCACTCGATGTCGCGGAGACGTACGACGCCGCGCTCTACACGCTTTCCGTCGTGGGTGCGAGCGGCGGCGAGGATGGGGAAAAACGCACGTCGATGTACGAGAAGTTCGGCCCGGAGTCGAAGCGGCAGGTAGAGGAGCTGCTCGACCGGGCGCGTGAGAAGGGAATCAGAACGGCGGCGGGGTCCATCGCCGAAGGAAAACCGCACCGCGCGATTTTACGGTACGCGGACGAGCAGGACATCGACCTCATCGTGATGGGAACGCACGGACGAGGCGGCATTCGCTATCCGCTTCGTCGGAGCGTCACGGAGAAGGTCCTCAGGCGGGCGGACGTTCCTGTGTTGACGATTCGCTTGGGGGAAGCGGAGGAGTAG
- a CDS encoding DUF6149 family protein, which translates to MKIRQNARHFASRKALELPVVSDVVKSKLVDMHTGIFLKKAEEGRREERKERLDAFFDATMDSYLAALQAGAPEAEAREITHIQSNFDFYNHGWTEMMEFPSDELEEHYERYETFFAEHDITIADPLGEFAPDEMPDAPSTPEKLDDPEHPFAEGGFADDVYVQGDDGEIRVGGQDDPENVDISDAVGVDEGEA; encoded by the coding sequence ATGAAAATCCGTCAGAACGCGCGCCACTTCGCGTCGAGAAAAGCTCTCGAACTGCCCGTCGTCAGCGACGTGGTGAAGTCGAAACTGGTGGACATGCACACGGGTATTTTCCTCAAAAAAGCCGAGGAGGGACGTCGAGAGGAACGCAAGGAACGACTCGACGCCTTCTTCGACGCGACGATGGATTCGTACCTCGCGGCCCTACAGGCCGGTGCGCCGGAGGCGGAAGCCCGCGAAATCACACACATCCAGTCGAACTTCGACTTCTACAACCACGGCTGGACGGAGATGATGGAGTTCCCGAGCGACGAACTCGAAGAACACTACGAGCGCTACGAGACGTTCTTCGCCGAGCACGACATCACCATCGCCGACCCGCTGGGCGAGTTCGCCCCCGACGAGATGCCCGACGCGCCGTCCACGCCCGAAAAACTGGACGACCCGGAACACCCGTTCGCGGAAGGCGGCTTCGCCGACGACGTGTACGTCCAAGGCGACGACGGTGAAATCCGAGTCGGCGGCCAGGACGACCCCGAGAACGTGGACATCTCGGATGCGGTCGGCGTGGACGAAGGCGAAGCCTGA